One genomic window of Methanosarcina acetivorans C2A includes the following:
- a CDS encoding UPF0058 family protein, whose translation MHKEELIQLHTYMAQMKRYFERHGVTHEFDDYKALSISPVHIHRSKADHKRAIFILGGELATLMSRDDPIFEEASTHMRDSLNSVIKLIGNN comes from the coding sequence ATGCACAAGGAAGAACTAATACAACTGCACACATATATGGCTCAGATGAAGAGATACTTCGAGAGGCACGGTGTAACGCACGAGTTTGACGACTACAAAGCTTTATCGATAAGTCCTGTCCATATCCACAGGAGCAAGGCGGATCACAAGCGCGCAATTTTTATTTTGGGAGGCGAGCTTGCTACTCTCATGTCAAGAGATGACCCTATCTTTGAGGAAGCATCTACCCATATGAGAGATTCCCTCAATTCCGTCATAAAGCTCATCGGTAATAACTGA
- a CDS encoding (Fe-S)-binding protein, which yields MKNEGKKGTGRPEELNGKEIGEKNSKKYSFEVDSRSVYKCVQCGTCRSVCPVFDVVGWESANTRGRMLIIKSLLEGRPPSEDVLPSLASCTTCGICAAKCPAGANPPEVVEAARAQLVKCGVTTEAQEKLKAAVMTSGNSFGETRSRLHWLSDSERAELPAKSDYVYFVGCFDSYRYPEFAKKTFGVLQRFGVTLLPDEQCCASPLLRTGFREDAEKIMEHNLEQIRKMGAHTVITGCAGCYTTLKNNYPKELRVISLPEFLAEHLEELNLKHLDLTVTYHDPCHLGRHNKVYDAPRKVIQAICTLKEMKNIKENSRCCGGGGGVRIGYPDISLELARNRLEDVPEGVDYIVTSCPLCVRNLRDAGGNIEIIDIVELVAMAME from the coding sequence ATGAAAAACGAAGGGAAAAAGGGAACCGGAAGACCAGAAGAATTGAATGGAAAGGAAATAGGCGAGAAAAACAGCAAAAAGTACTCCTTTGAAGTTGACAGCCGTTCAGTTTATAAATGCGTGCAGTGCGGAACCTGCCGCTCAGTCTGCCCGGTCTTTGATGTGGTCGGCTGGGAGTCTGCAAATACACGCGGAAGAATGCTTATCATTAAGAGCCTGCTTGAAGGAAGACCCCCCTCCGAAGATGTCCTCCCAAGCCTTGCTTCCTGCACAACCTGCGGGATCTGCGCTGCCAAATGCCCTGCCGGAGCAAATCCTCCTGAAGTGGTGGAAGCTGCCCGCGCCCAGCTGGTAAAATGCGGGGTGACAACCGAAGCCCAGGAAAAGCTGAAAGCTGCAGTTATGACCAGTGGCAACTCCTTCGGGGAAACAAGAAGCCGATTACACTGGCTTTCCGATTCGGAACGTGCAGAACTCCCGGCGAAATCCGATTATGTCTACTTTGTAGGTTGTTTTGACTCTTATCGCTATCCGGAATTTGCAAAAAAGACATTCGGGGTTCTGCAGCGCTTTGGGGTAACCCTCCTGCCGGACGAGCAGTGCTGTGCTTCTCCCCTCCTTCGTACGGGTTTCCGGGAAGATGCGGAAAAGATCATGGAGCACAACCTTGAGCAGATCCGGAAAATGGGAGCCCACACCGTCATCACGGGCTGTGCCGGCTGTTACACTACCCTCAAAAACAACTACCCCAAAGAGCTCAGGGTCATCAGCCTCCCCGAGTTTCTTGCCGAGCACCTTGAAGAGTTAAACCTCAAGCACCTTGACCTGACGGTCACCTACCATGACCCCTGTCATCTGGGCAGGCACAACAAGGTCTATGACGCCCCAAGAAAAGTTATTCAGGCTATCTGCACCCTCAAAGAGATGAAAAATATCAAAGAAAACTCCCGTTGCTGCGGCGGTGGGGGCGGAGTCAGGATCGGATACCCCGACATCTCCCTTGAACTTGCCCGAAACAGACTCGAAGACGTACCCGAAGGCGTGGACTATATCGTAACCTCCTGCCCCCTCTGCGTGAGGAACCTCAGGGATGCAGGCGGAAACATCGAGATAATCGATATTGTAGAGCTTGTGGCAATGGCAATGGAATGA
- the rimI gene encoding ribosomal protein S18-alanine N-acetyltransferase produces MIRRFAPEDFQEIVEIEEEAFSEHNSLVYMNFYEMVGDGFLVAEKEGKVVGYVVGYRSAENEGHIFSVGVKKEYRGRGIGTELIYAICDIFVANGLKYARLEVRNSNTSAQKLYRSIGFVQCWTEKKYYSDGEDGMVMKMHLHPYRLLVSKQKYLEPVLSDNEFLTTIRGPISYYR; encoded by the coding sequence ATGATAAGACGTTTCGCACCTGAGGACTTTCAGGAAATAGTCGAAATTGAAGAAGAGGCTTTTTCGGAGCATAATTCCCTGGTGTATATGAATTTTTACGAAATGGTTGGAGACGGCTTCCTTGTTGCGGAAAAGGAAGGAAAAGTGGTAGGGTATGTGGTTGGCTACCGTTCCGCAGAAAACGAAGGGCATATTTTTTCCGTTGGCGTAAAAAAAGAGTATAGGGGAAGGGGAATAGGCACGGAACTGATTTATGCCATATGCGACATTTTTGTTGCAAACGGCCTTAAATACGCGAGACTGGAAGTAAGAAACAGTAACACTAGCGCACAAAAATTATACAGATCGATAGGATTCGTACAGTGCTGGACTGAAAAAAAGTATTATTCAGATGGAGAAGACGGTATGGTTATGAAAATGCACCTGCACCCATACCGCCTTTTGGTCTCAAAACAAAAATACCTTGAACCTGTATTATCGGACAACGAATTCTTGACCACAATAAGGGGCCCTATCAGTTATTACCGATGA
- the arcS gene encoding archaeosine synthase subunit alpha, whose product MTQYFEIENRDGAARIGKLLLFPEIRTPCALHTAALGDLENPGPIVDAGSLWIADQKELEARIKEIREKTGKGTLIILPHQTYPPAVPAESTGKVEAFTATGDENAEAEGPTGSLLRAEGEVRKSDLYIMEGAGTLENNARRFLETLIDLKNRIPPDTALYAPKLALPENAAMLAYVGIDVMDDTRAEIAAYSDIYLTAAGSFYLDSLVEFPCRCRVCAATTPAELRALPKADRVELLSAHNRDALDAELALVREKIRTGNLREYVEGQCRVRPWLTALLRLGDFEYSYIEEKVPAFRQSQLLADTSEALSRIEVVRFARRIQERYAPPDLDVLLLLPCAARKPYSTSQSHQKFILALGKYRKFVHEVIITSPLGIVPRELELTYPAAHYDTAVTGHWDEEEKAWVSGCLESYLSKHMYKAVVAHVEGAYREICERVAEKLGIDVVYTAGESLASYESLTNLKNTVEAICTSKDFSRKSQNAEKEKKNFIKAVAGYQFGEGAGHLFSEEVGDPLVKGRFPKYQLFAGKKQLATLIPQYGMLALSPEGAELVLKSEKYVVKIDDFVPRGSILAPGVLDAGPEIRPNDEVIVLGKKALCVGRAMMSGREMKESGRGVAVDVRHVKKL is encoded by the coding sequence ATGACACAATACTTTGAAATAGAAAACAGAGATGGAGCAGCACGTATAGGAAAACTCCTGCTCTTTCCCGAAATTCGCACTCCCTGTGCCCTGCATACGGCAGCACTCGGAGACCTTGAAAACCCGGGACCCATTGTTGATGCAGGCAGCCTCTGGATTGCTGACCAGAAAGAACTCGAAGCACGCATAAAGGAAATCCGTGAAAAAACCGGAAAGGGAACTCTCATTATTCTTCCTCATCAGACTTACCCCCCTGCCGTTCCAGCCGAATCAACCGGGAAAGTAGAAGCATTTACTGCAACCGGTGATGAAAATGCAGAAGCTGAAGGGCCCACAGGTTCTCTTCTCAGGGCAGAAGGCGAGGTTCGGAAGAGCGACCTTTACATAATGGAAGGGGCGGGGACTCTGGAAAATAACGCCCGGAGGTTTCTGGAAACCTTGATTGACCTGAAAAACCGCATTCCTCCGGATACTGCTCTCTATGCCCCAAAGCTTGCCCTTCCTGAAAATGCAGCAATGCTTGCCTATGTCGGGATCGATGTTATGGACGATACAAGGGCAGAAATTGCAGCCTATTCTGACATCTACCTTACAGCTGCAGGCAGTTTTTATCTTGACTCCCTTGTAGAGTTTCCCTGCAGGTGCAGGGTATGTGCCGCCACCACACCCGCAGAGCTTCGAGCTCTCCCTAAAGCCGATAGGGTAGAGCTTCTTTCAGCCCATAACAGAGACGCCCTTGATGCCGAACTTGCTCTTGTCCGGGAAAAAATCAGGACAGGCAATCTACGGGAGTATGTGGAAGGGCAGTGCAGGGTCAGACCCTGGCTTACAGCCTTGCTGCGTCTTGGAGACTTTGAATATTCCTATATTGAAGAAAAAGTGCCTGCTTTCCGGCAAAGCCAGCTCCTTGCAGATACCTCCGAAGCCCTTTCAAGGATCGAAGTGGTCAGGTTTGCACGACGTATACAGGAAAGGTATGCACCTCCTGACCTTGATGTCCTCCTGCTCCTGCCCTGTGCAGCCAGAAAGCCCTATTCGACTTCCCAGTCCCACCAGAAGTTCATCCTTGCCCTTGGCAAGTACCGGAAGTTTGTCCATGAGGTGATCATAACCTCCCCCCTGGGGATTGTGCCCAGAGAACTCGAACTGACCTATCCGGCAGCTCATTACGATACTGCGGTTACGGGGCACTGGGACGAAGAAGAAAAAGCCTGGGTTTCCGGCTGCCTTGAAAGCTATCTCTCAAAACACATGTATAAGGCAGTGGTTGCCCATGTGGAAGGGGCATATAGGGAGATTTGTGAAAGAGTAGCTGAAAAGCTGGGAATTGACGTAGTCTATACTGCAGGAGAAAGCTTAGCGTCCTACGAGTCTCTTACGAACCTGAAAAACACTGTTGAAGCTATCTGCACCTCCAAGGATTTCAGCAGGAAAAGCCAGAATGCCGAAAAAGAGAAGAAGAATTTCATAAAGGCAGTTGCAGGCTACCAGTTCGGAGAGGGTGCAGGACATCTCTTTTCAGAAGAAGTCGGAGACCCTCTGGTTAAAGGCCGTTTTCCGAAGTACCAGCTCTTTGCCGGGAAAAAACAGCTTGCAACTTTAATCCCGCAGTACGGGATGCTTGCCCTCTCTCCCGAGGGAGCCGAACTGGTGCTAAAAAGTGAGAAATACGTGGTAAAGATTGACGACTTTGTCCCACGCGGTTCCATTCTCGCTCCCGGCGTGCTTGATGCGGGTCCCGAAATAAGACCAAATGACGAGGTAATAGTTCTCGGGAAAAAAGCTCTTTGTGTGGGAAGAGCTATGATGAGCGGGAGAGAAATGAAAGAATCAGGCAGAGGTGTCGCAGTAGACGTCCGGCATGTAAAAAAACTTTAA
- a CDS encoding FAD-binding oxidoreductase, with amino-acid sequence MDITEELRKIVGGRLSVSPSELYCYSSDASQVKGMPDYVVRPKSTDEVSRIVRLAYENEIPLTARGAGTGLAGGAVPVSGGIVLDMSGMNRILEVDIDNIQVVVEPGIIQDALNEALKPYGFFFPPNPGSSAMCTIGGMIAYNASGMRCVKYGTTRNYVRDLEVVLADGTVIHTGSKMLKSAAGYDLTQLIIGSEGTLGIVTRASLKIVPLPKTRKLVLASFKSAEIAGQAVVKTFSNGVIPSACEILDRVSLQVLKRYDPKLVFPSEGDVILFEVDGTENSAHEAAEQIIEVCSPLSLSIKLAESEKEMADIWAARKLVGAAVSRLDPTKTRIYVGEDVGVPIKKIPELLRKAQEISEKFNLPAMKYGHIGDGNLHLALFIDVLNKDEWDRLKQAADLVHRTAIELGGTVSSEHGVGAARAEYMEAQWGPALEVMRAIKKALDPKGILNPGKLGL; translated from the coding sequence ATGGATATAACTGAAGAGCTTCGAAAAATCGTTGGCGGACGGCTCTCGGTCTCGCCTTCAGAACTTTATTGTTATTCTTCTGACGCATCCCAGGTCAAAGGGATGCCTGATTACGTGGTACGCCCTAAAAGCACCGATGAGGTCAGCCGTATTGTCAGGCTTGCTTACGAAAATGAAATACCTTTGACTGCAAGGGGCGCAGGCACCGGCCTTGCCGGGGGTGCTGTCCCTGTTAGCGGGGGTATTGTGCTTGACATGTCGGGAATGAACAGGATTCTTGAAGTTGACATTGACAATATCCAGGTAGTCGTGGAGCCCGGGATAATCCAGGACGCCCTTAACGAAGCTTTAAAGCCTTACGGCTTTTTCTTCCCTCCTAACCCTGGCAGTTCTGCCATGTGCACTATCGGAGGCATGATTGCTTATAATGCCAGCGGGATGCGCTGTGTTAAATACGGTACAACCAGAAATTATGTCCGCGATCTGGAAGTGGTGCTTGCGGACGGAACTGTCATCCATACAGGCTCGAAAATGTTGAAATCAGCTGCAGGCTACGACCTGACCCAGCTTATCATAGGCTCCGAAGGCACGCTCGGAATCGTCACCAGAGCCAGCCTGAAGATTGTCCCTCTCCCGAAAACCAGAAAACTTGTGCTCGCTTCCTTTAAAAGTGCAGAGATTGCGGGGCAGGCAGTTGTAAAAACCTTCTCAAACGGGGTCATCCCTTCAGCCTGCGAGATCCTTGACCGGGTCTCCCTGCAGGTGCTTAAACGCTACGATCCGAAACTTGTGTTCCCCTCTGAAGGTGATGTAATCCTTTTCGAGGTCGACGGGACTGAAAATTCCGCGCATGAGGCTGCAGAGCAGATAATAGAGGTCTGTTCTCCCCTTTCTCTCTCCATAAAGCTTGCAGAAAGTGAAAAAGAAATGGCAGATATCTGGGCAGCCAGAAAGCTTGTAGGAGCTGCTGTTTCCCGCCTTGATCCCACTAAAACCAGGATTTATGTGGGTGAAGATGTGGGAGTCCCTATAAAGAAAATCCCAGAACTCCTCAGGAAGGCACAGGAAATTTCTGAAAAATTCAATCTCCCTGCCATGAAGTACGGGCACATCGGAGACGGAAACCTGCATCTTGCTCTTTTCATTGACGTCCTGAACAAGGACGAGTGGGACCGCCTGAAACAGGCTGCCGATCTGGTCCACAGGACTGCAATCGAGCTTGGAGGCACGGTCAGTTCCGAACACGGCGTGGGCGCAGCCAGGGCTGAGTACATGGAAGCCCAGTGGGGTCCTGCTCTTGAAGTAATGCGTGCGATCAAAAAAGCCCTTGACCCGAAGGGTATCCTGAACCCGGGCAAGTTGGGGCTGTGA